Proteins encoded together in one Syntrophorhabdaceae bacterium window:
- the ilvN gene encoding acetolactate synthase small subunit produces the protein MRHIVSVLVENEFGVLSRVSGLFSGRGFNIESLCVAETLDPTISTMTIVTSGNDAIIEQVLKQLNKLINVIKVIDFKETDYVSREMVLVKVSADEKVREEVLRMVEIFRGRIIDVSPKTYTIMITGDEAKIEAFLALIKPLGIKELVRTGPIAMMRGEKTVKMREKHSKGGEEDGQDVL, from the coding sequence GTGAGACATATAGTGTCCGTACTGGTGGAGAATGAGTTCGGGGTGCTCTCGAGGGTCTCGGGGCTGTTCAGCGGCCGGGGGTTCAATATAGAGAGCCTTTGCGTGGCTGAAACACTTGATCCCACGATCTCGACCATGACTATTGTAACATCGGGAAATGACGCCATTATCGAGCAGGTGCTCAAGCAGCTTAACAAGCTCATCAACGTGATCAAGGTAATCGATTTTAAAGAAACCGATTATGTCTCCCGTGAGATGGTGCTCGTAAAGGTGAGCGCCGACGAAAAGGTGCGGGAAGAGGTGCTCCGCATGGTGGAGATTTTCCGCGGCCGCATTATCGACGTATCGCCCAAGACATATACGATAATGATAACAGGCGATGAAGCCAAAATAGAGGCTTTTCTCGCCCTCATAAAGCCTCTCGGCATAAAAGAGCTGGTGAGGACCGGCCCCATCGCCATGATGAGGGGAGAGAAGACCGTCAAGATGAGAGAAAAACATTCCAAAGGAGGAGAAGAAGATGGCCAAGATGTATTATGA
- a CDS encoding glycosyltransferase family 39 protein, with translation MKTKILLLLILSGILFFNNLGATALWDPDEPRQAIMAREMMERHDYIHPYLNGKPYLEKPPFYPWMIIIASKISGSLNEFSSRVPAALSATGLVLATFWAGSVMLSPWGGFLAASILATNYQFLSNARESVMDMTFAFFIGLTIVLAYLAMTKGRRILFILAFLPAALATLTKGPAGLVIPAGVMFVLMLMRKEMKRFFLPLVFGSLLSLAAASIWFFLAGEAYIKEFIFRQNITRYTNAFDHIESFAYYFHKLFFNFMPWALFLPFALYHGVKKKYWMPFIWFAVTFLFFEISSSKRAIYLLSLYPACALLTAFYIRDKWKDLVSGAVTGSLLKVLAFLLTLAPLAAVAAFFIVPNETIGVFKNGPSIIYLYIGLLAAAGAMFLGSLIKKADKPALYSFFTYLAVAGLFYGALYMPVMDAAYKSPRLLTDKLKTRIQEADVYTYGFSSAGIIYYVGKPIQTFFSLKEIKDGKRDILLIIEDGQDQYIRRDLETRFAAVGKARYEREYFTFYVRKDGR, from the coding sequence ATGAAAACAAAAATACTGCTGCTCCTCATCCTTTCAGGCATCCTGTTCTTCAATAACCTCGGCGCCACTGCGCTTTGGGACCCCGATGAGCCGCGCCAGGCGATAATGGCCAGGGAGATGATGGAGCGCCATGATTACATCCATCCTTATCTTAACGGAAAGCCTTACCTCGAGAAGCCGCCTTTTTACCCGTGGATGATAATCATTGCCTCAAAAATAAGCGGTTCCCTGAACGAATTTTCCTCCCGGGTCCCTGCCGCGCTCTCCGCTACAGGTCTCGTGCTCGCCACCTTCTGGGCAGGCTCGGTAATGCTGAGTCCCTGGGGAGGATTTCTGGCTGCCTCCATTCTTGCCACAAACTACCAGTTTCTTTCCAATGCCCGCGAGTCGGTCATGGACATGACCTTCGCCTTTTTTATCGGTCTTACCATAGTGCTCGCCTACCTCGCTATGACGAAAGGGAGGAGGATACTTTTTATCCTCGCCTTCCTCCCCGCCGCCCTGGCCACCCTCACGAAGGGGCCCGCCGGTCTGGTGATCCCCGCGGGGGTCATGTTCGTTCTCATGCTCATGAGGAAAGAAATGAAGCGGTTTTTCCTTCCTCTCGTCTTCGGCTCTCTCCTCTCTCTCGCGGCGGCTTCCATCTGGTTCTTTCTCGCCGGAGAAGCCTATATAAAGGAATTCATTTTCAGGCAGAACATCACACGCTATACGAATGCCTTCGACCACATAGAATCTTTCGCCTATTATTTTCATAAACTCTTCTTCAATTTCATGCCCTGGGCCTTGTTTCTGCCTTTCGCCCTTTACCACGGGGTGAAGAAAAAATATTGGATGCCCTTCATATGGTTCGCCGTTACCTTTCTCTTCTTTGAGATCTCCTCGAGCAAAAGGGCCATATATCTTCTCTCCCTCTACCCGGCATGCGCGCTCCTTACCGCGTTCTATATAAGAGATAAATGGAAGGACCTGGTGTCGGGAGCCGTGACGGGGTCACTTCTCAAGGTCCTCGCGTTTTTGCTGACTCTTGCTCCCCTCGCGGCCGTGGCTGCCTTTTTCATTGTGCCGAATGAGACCATCGGGGTTTTTAAAAACGGCCCCTCCATTATTTATCTCTATATCGGGCTCCTTGCCGCGGCAGGCGCCATGTTCCTCGGCAGCCTCATTAAAAAGGCGGATAAGCCGGCCCTCTACTCCTTTTTTACCTACCTTGCCGTGGCCGGGCTCTTTTACGGCGCCCTTTATATGCCTGTTATGGACGCTGCATACAAATCGCCCCGCCTGCTGACCGACAAGCTCAAGACACGCATTCAGGAAGCAGATGTCTACACCTACGGGTTCAGCTCCGCGGGCATTATATATTACGTCGGCAAACCGATTCAGACCTTTTTCAGCTTAAAAGAGATAAAAGACGGCAAACGTGATATACTGCTCATAATTGAAGACGGGCAGGATCAGTATATCCGCAGGGACCTTGAAACCCGATTTGCCGCAGTGGGAAAGGCGCGTTACGAGAGAGAATATTTTACCTTCTACGTGAGGAAAGATGGAAGATAA
- the ilvB gene encoding biosynthetic-type acetolactate synthase large subunit — protein sequence MKKSGSHIFVEALKAEGIDTIFCYPGGATLNITDALSSSDIVQMVVRHEQAAVHAADGYARASGKTGVCLVTSGPGATNTVTGIATACMDSIPIVIFSCQVPTMLIGNDAFQEADIVGITRPCTKHSYLVKDVKDLTRIVKEAFYIAASGRPGPVLVDIPKDVSAAMAEFKYPDKVNIRSYQPTYTGHPGQIKKAMKLVAASKKPVLYTGGGIISSGASDDLRKFAELLSIPVTNTLMGLGGFPGEHPLFLGMLGMHGTYAANMAITNSDLIIAVGARFDDRATGKVDEFAPQAQIIHIDIDPTSISKNIKVNVPIVGDSANVLKKMIEIASHDKDDFKDYPSRVAPWIGETEGWKSKYPLTYLKDGTLKPQYVIERIHEITKGQAIITTEVGQNQMWTAQFYKFHKPRTFLTSGGLGTMGFGFPAAIGAQVAFPRSLVIDVAGDGSIQMNIQELATAVQYNLPVKVVILNNRFLGMVRQWQELFYEKRYTWTQMHYAPDFVKVAEAYGAAGYRIEKEEDVDRTLKEAFRNKRPTFVDVMVNPEESVYPMVPAGAPLREMLLV from the coding sequence TTGAAAAAGAGCGGGTCCCACATTTTTGTGGAGGCGCTGAAGGCAGAGGGCATCGACACCATATTTTGTTATCCCGGCGGTGCCACCCTCAACATCACCGATGCGCTCAGTTCTTCGGACATCGTCCAGATGGTGGTACGCCACGAGCAGGCGGCAGTGCATGCGGCGGATGGATATGCACGCGCATCGGGAAAGACCGGAGTCTGTCTCGTTACCTCCGGCCCCGGGGCGACCAATACGGTGACCGGCATTGCCACCGCGTGTATGGATTCGATCCCCATTGTCATCTTTTCATGCCAGGTACCGACCATGCTCATAGGAAACGATGCCTTCCAGGAAGCGGACATCGTAGGCATCACGAGGCCGTGCACGAAACACAGCTACCTCGTGAAAGACGTGAAGGACCTGACCAGGATTGTGAAAGAGGCTTTTTACATTGCCGCGTCGGGAAGACCGGGCCCGGTGCTTGTCGATATACCGAAAGACGTCTCCGCAGCAATGGCTGAGTTCAAATACCCTGACAAGGTGAATATCCGGAGCTATCAACCCACCTATACCGGACATCCGGGCCAGATCAAGAAGGCCATGAAGCTTGTTGCCGCCTCCAAGAAGCCCGTCCTCTATACCGGCGGCGGCATCATCTCGTCAGGTGCGTCCGATGACCTTCGCAAGTTCGCGGAACTCCTCTCCATCCCTGTGACCAATACTCTAATGGGACTTGGGGGCTTTCCCGGAGAACATCCCCTTTTCCTCGGCATGCTCGGCATGCATGGGACCTATGCGGCGAATATGGCAATCACCAATTCGGACCTTATCATTGCCGTGGGCGCCCGGTTTGATGACAGGGCCACGGGAAAGGTGGACGAATTTGCACCCCAGGCGCAGATCATTCATATAGATATTGACCCCACATCGATAAGTAAGAATATCAAGGTCAACGTGCCTATCGTGGGCGACTCGGCGAATGTGCTCAAGAAGATGATTGAGATCGCATCCCACGACAAGGACGATTTCAAGGATTATCCTTCCCGCGTCGCCCCGTGGATCGGCGAAACGGAGGGGTGGAAGAGCAAGTATCCCCTGACTTATTTGAAAGACGGCACCTTAAAGCCCCAGTACGTGATCGAGAGGATTCATGAGATCACCAAAGGACAGGCGATCATCACCACCGAAGTGGGGCAGAACCAGATGTGGACCGCCCAGTTCTATAAATTCCATAAACCGAGAACGTTCCTTACATCCGGCGGGCTCGGGACTATGGGCTTCGGGTTTCCGGCGGCCATCGGCGCCCAGGTGGCCTTTCCCCGCTCCCTGGTAATAGATGTGGCCGGGGACGGCTCCATTCAGATGAACATCCAGGAGCTTGCCACGGCAGTGCAATATAATCTTCCGGTGAAAGTGGTGATACTCAACAACCGTTTTCTGGGAATGGTGCGGCAGTGGCAGGAGCTTTTTTATGAGAAGAGATACACGTGGACGCAGATGCATTACGCCCCCGATTTTGTAAAAGTAGCGGAGGCTTACGGCGCTGCCGGATACAGGATAGAAAAAGAAGAAGATGTGGATCGGACGCTGAAAGAGGCGTTTCGAAACAAACGTCCCACCTTCGTGGATGTCATGGTCAATCCGGAAGAGTCGGTCTATCCCATGGTGCCCGCGGGGGCGCCGCTTCGGGAAATGCTTCTTGTCTAG